GTTACAAGTTCTCCACCTATGCAACCTGGTGGATCAGGCAGGGAATTACTCGTGCGCTGGCCGACAAGTCACGCACGATCAGAGTGCCCGTGCATATGGTTGAAACCATCAATAATTTGCGCAAAGTGACGCGAAAACTATCGCAAGATCTTGGACGCAGACCAACGATGGAGGAACTTGCAGCAGCAATGAATGTGACATTGACTAAGGTCAAAGAAATTCTTGCGGCCAACCGTTTGCCTCTTTCGCTCGACACCCCATACGGCGAAGACGACGATAACTCGCTTGCCGAATTGGTTGAAGACGAAAATTCGACCAGACCTGAAGACTCGACTGAAGCGAGTTTGATGGCATCGGATATCAGAGGCGTTCTTTCAACTTTGACACCACGCGAACGCGATGTGTTGATTTTGAGATTCGGTCTGAACGATGGTAAACAACGCACGTTGGAACAAGTAGGAAAGATGGTCGGTATTACCCGCGAAAGAACGAGACAGATTGAGCTCAAAGCTCTTCGAGCTCTACGTCAATCGAAGGTGACATCGAAACTGAAGGATTATTTGAACGAATAAGTCGCACAAATAATTCAACACAGGATCAGCAGGAATCAGGAATCAGAATTCTCAGGACTCAGAATTC
This is a stretch of genomic DNA from Candidatus Melainabacteria bacterium. It encodes these proteins:
- a CDS encoding sigma-70 family RNA polymerase sigma factor: MTRKYAVAVDDNLEDDLLPGATGFSFADEVDESSLGDDTDELEEPIRARGRGVVSEDPIQLYLRSIGRIKLLAASEEIELARRIAKGDMIAKKRLVQSNLRLVVSVAKKYQGRGLPFLDLIQEGNVGLIRAAEKFDAERGYKFSTYATWWIRQGITRALADKSRTIRVPVHMVETINNLRKVTRKLSQDLGRRPTMEELAAAMNVTLTKVKEILAANRLPLSLDTPYGEDDDNSLAELVEDENSTRPEDSTEASLMASDIRGVLSTLTPRERDVLILRFGLNDGKQRTLEQVGKMVGITRERTRQIELKALRALRQSKVTSKLKDYLNE